In Sebaldella sp. S0638, a single genomic region encodes these proteins:
- a CDS encoding YhfX family PLP-dependent enzyme: MFIDILKEKNPKLIQTALSLHTNGTIMPDSYIIDVDIFKENAELIKAESDKHNINLYYMTKQVGRNPYLAKILEDLGYLGAVAVDFKETEVMMKNNLKLGNTGHLVQIPSKMIGRVLKYGTEIMTVYSFEKAREVSIEAEKLGIVQNIMFRVLDEKSSVYPGQEAGIDLCDLEEVTKKILTLKNVRINGLTSFPCFLYNEVSNAIEKTENIEVVLKAYDILKEKFGIEVKELNLPSSTCIENIKMIKENHGTHGEPGHALTGTTPFHVNKQAVEKPAYVYVSEISHNFRGKSHFYAGGHYRRSHMKNVLIGSSYDNLEKVKTEDFDPSNIDYYLTVSNEQKVGDTVLGCFRTQFFVTRSDIILVEGIQSGNPKIVGRYTALGERIEV; the protein is encoded by the coding sequence TTGTTTATAGATATTTTAAAAGAAAAAAATCCCAAACTTATACAGACAGCTTTATCATTACATACTAACGGGACAATAATGCCAGACTCTTATATTATTGATGTGGATATTTTTAAAGAAAACGCAGAATTAATAAAAGCAGAAAGTGATAAGCATAATATAAACCTGTATTATATGACAAAACAAGTAGGAAGAAATCCTTATCTGGCTAAGATCCTTGAGGATTTAGGCTATTTGGGCGCTGTAGCCGTAGACTTTAAAGAAACAGAAGTAATGATGAAAAATAACCTGAAACTGGGAAATACAGGACATCTTGTACAGATTCCCTCTAAAATGATCGGCAGAGTCTTGAAATACGGAACTGAAATTATGACAGTTTATTCTTTTGAAAAGGCTCGTGAAGTATCAATAGAGGCTGAAAAGCTGGGAATAGTACAGAATATAATGTTTCGGGTATTAGATGAAAAATCAAGTGTTTATCCGGGGCAGGAAGCAGGGATAGACCTGTGCGATCTGGAAGAAGTCACAAAAAAGATACTTACTTTAAAAAATGTAAGAATTAACGGTCTTACTTCTTTTCCTTGTTTTCTATACAATGAAGTAAGTAATGCCATAGAAAAAACTGAAAATATAGAAGTAGTGCTAAAGGCATATGATATTTTGAAAGAAAAATTCGGTATAGAAGTAAAGGAACTTAATCTTCCTTCATCTACATGTATCGAAAATATAAAAATGATAAAAGAAAACCACGGAACACATGGTGAACCCGGGCATGCACTTACAGGTACCACACCATTTCATGTTAATAAACAAGCTGTAGAAAAACCTGCTTATGTATACGTTTCTGAGATTTCTCATAATTTCAGAGGAAAATCACACTTTTATGCAGGCGGTCATTACAGAAGATCACATATGAAAAATGTTCTTATAGGTTCTTCATATGATAATCTTGAGAAAGTAAAAACAGAAGATTTTGATCCCAGTAATATTGATTACTATCTGACTGTATCAAATGAACAAAAAGTAGGAGACACTGTTTTAGGATGTTTTAGAACTCAGTTCTTTGTCACAAGAAGTGACATTATCCTTGTAGAGGGAATACAGAGCGGAAACCCTAAAATAGTAGGCAGATATACAGCTTTAGGAGAGAGAATCGAGGTGTAA